The Bdellovibrio sp. ZAP7 DNA segment ATTTGGGAATCGGGTTCATCCATCAAGTATTGCGCTTCCAGCTGGATTTTGACGGTCCAACTGAAATCGGAGGACTTCTTGTCGATAGATCCTATCGCCGTCGTCCGGAAAAATTAGGTAAGCAAATCAGTCTTTCCCGTTTCTTGTATATGGCGATTCATCCTGACAAGTTCGAAGAGCGCGTTTTGTGTGAACTGACGCCGCCCCTGACGGATGAAGGTCGAAGTGAATTCTGGGAGGCCTTGGGTCGTCGATTCACTGGTTTGCCTTATCAGGAAGCGGATGCTTTAAGTCAGTCGCATAAAGAGTTTATCGAAAGTCTGTTCCCCCAAGACGATATTTATATGGCCCTTTTGGATTCCAAGGCGCGCTTGGTTTTAGGTCGTGTAGGTGAGGCGACGAAACCGGCGCAACATCTTTTGGAAAGTATCGGATTTAATTACCTGGATGAGGTCGATCCATTTGATGGCGGACCTCACTATGGTGCACAAACAGCGGATATTTTACCCATTAGACAGGGTAAACGCTTGATAGTTGCGAATGGAAAA contains these protein-coding regions:
- a CDS encoding arginine N-succinyltransferase, whose protein sequence is MSFLIRPVRHDDLNQLVDLAKQFNLLNLPGDKKVLSEKIDRSEQSFADKLVKTKAEYLFVVEDIEEKQIVGSSLILAKHGNDEVPHSYFKIIKRDHFSQDLGIGFIHQVLRFQLDFDGPTEIGGLLVDRSYRRRPEKLGKQISLSRFLYMAIHPDKFEERVLCELTPPLTDEGRSEFWEALGRRFTGLPYQEADALSQSHKEFIESLFPQDDIYMALLDSKARLVLGRVGEATKPAQHLLESIGFNYLDEVDPFDGGPHYGAQTADILPIRQGKRLIVANGKDCTFKEQYLVATTGDEFRATMCSVDIRDGEVNLPAKALQILGVEVGEEVFAAPFHYNRGS